GCCGAGCCGCATGCCGACACCGTCCGCATCATCCTCTTCGAGGCCCGCCCGGCCGGTCTGGCCTTCGGTCAACTGGTCCGCTCCTGCGAACTCTCACCCTCCCAGGCCCGCGCGGGACTGGCCTGTCTGTGGGACACCGTCGCCGAGCGGGGATGGCCCCCGCTGATCTGGACCAGGCCGGACGGCTACCGGTTCTGCTCCGACCCGCACGAGCTCCAGGCGTACGAGGTAGCGGTCGTCCGCGAGAAGCTCACCGAGATCCGCCGGTCATCACCGGCGTCGTCGCCCCGCACACCTTCCTGCAGCCCAAGGGCCGGTGGATCCGGCACCTGCACACCCAGCTCAACTCCGTCGAATCCACCCTCGACATCATCGCCGACTACGCCGACGCATGAAAACGGGCAGGTCCGGCCGCGATGCGGCCGGACCTGCCTCACGAAGGGAGGGGAAAACCATTGGCCCGGCGGCGCTGCTACCCCTCGGACACCTTCGATGACGAGTGGGCCCTGATCGAACCTCTGCTGCCCGTTCCCGCCTGTGAGACCCCGCGAGGGGGCCGGCCGGAGAGGCATCCGCGGCGGGAGATCGTGGACGCGATCCGGTACGTCGTGGACACCGGATGCAAGTGGAGGGCCCTGCCGAAGGACTTCCCGCCTTGGCGGACCTGCTACAACTTCATGGCCCGCTGGGCCGCCGCCGGCGTCATCGGACAGATCCGCGACCAGCTCCGCAAACGTGTCCGCCGAGACATGGGCCGGGCACCCGGCGCGGTCGCCACCATCATCGACTCCCAGTCCGTCAAAGCCGCCGAAACCGTCGGCCGCGACTCACGCGGCTACGACGCCGCGAAGAAAATCAACGGCCGCAAGCGCCACCCTTGTCGTCGACACCAAGGGCCTGCCGCTGTTCGTCATGGTCACTCCGGCCGACGTGACCGACCACGACGCCGCGAAAGAGGTGCTGTTCCGGCTACGGTTGATGCACCCGGAGATCACGATCGTCTGGGCCGACTCCGCCTACGCCGGACAGCTGGTGACCTGGCGAAGAAGTACCTCAACCTGACGGTGAAGACGGTGAGTCGGCCCAAGGACGCGGTGGGCTTCGTCGTCCTGCCCCGGCGGTGGGTGGTCGAGAGATCGGCCGCCTGGGTCATGCACGCCCGCCGGCACGCACGCACGCGCTACGAACGCCTCGTCCAGCACTCCGAAACCCTGATCACCTGGGCCGCAATCACGCTGATGACCAGGCGCATCACACGACGCCAGTCCCGCCGGGCGGCCCAGCCTCTCTCACGCGAACACGCCCGGGCCTGACTGCGGTCTCTGCCGCGACCGCAGTGGGAAGCGGTCCCGCCATGACGGGACCGCTGAAACGGAAAAACCTCGGTGCCTGTCGGGCTTCCTCAGACAGTATGGGTCTTGGGGACCGGCCGGACGACGGCGCAGCAGGCGAGTCCGATCAGGAGCATGGCCACGGGGAAGTCCAGCGCCGCTTGGGTGGCGGTAGTGGGGGTGTCGCCGACGTGTGCCTGGAGGAGGACGCCGGTGGCGGCGCTGCCGAGTGCTCCGCCGAGTTGCCGGGTGGTATTGAAGACTCCTGAGGCCGCGCCGACCAGGGATGGCTCCAGGGTCCGGGTGGCGATCCCGGCAAGCGGGGCCGAGACCAGGCCGACCCCGCTACCGGCCACGAGGAGTGACGGCATCAGCACCCAGAGGCTGATTCCGGGGTGCAGCAGCCAGGCGAGAGTGGCGGTGCCCACGATGAGCAGGGCGAAGCCCAGGGCCGCGAGGGCGCGGGGACTTGTGGTGTCGGACCATTTCCCGGCCAGACGCGCGCACAGGGAGGACAGGGCGAACATCGGGACGGTGGCGGCGCCAGCTGCCAGCGGGCTGTAGCCGAGGTCGCTCTGCAGGTAGATCATCAACGGCAGGAACAGTCCGCCCATGGCGGCTCCCATGGCACCGCCCGCGACGGAGGCGGCGGAGAAGTTCCGGTTGTGGAAGAGCCGCAGCGGCAGGAGCGGCTCGCGGGTGTTGTGGTGCTGCCACCACACGAACACCGCCAGACACAGGAAGCCGAAGACCAGGATCAAGGGGATCGCCACCGGTCCGGCAACCGTGCCCCAGTCGTACGCCTCACCGCTCTGCACACCGAAGACCAGCGCAGTCAGCCCCAGGCCGCTGAGCGCGATACCCCACAGGTCGAGACGGTGCTCCTTGGCGGGCCGCCAGTCTGGCAGCAGCCGGGCTGCCGCGATCCAGCCGAGGATCCCGACGGGGATGTTGACCAGGAAGATGCCGCGCCATCCGGTCCACGTGATCAGCAGCCCACCGATCACGGGGCCCGCGGCCATCGCCGCACCGCCGACCGCACCCCACACCCCAAGCGCCTTGCCGCGGCGCTCGGCGGGGAACATGTGCACGATCATCGACATGGTCTGGGGCGCGATCAGCGCGGCGGTCAGACCCTGGAGGGCCCGTGCCGCGATCAGCGCCTCAGGGCTCGGGGCGAGTGCACAGGCCAGCGAGGCCACAGTGAATCCGGCCAGGCCGGTCAGGAAGATCCGCTTGGGGCCGTAGCGGTCGCCGAGCCGGCCCGCGAGGATCAGCGGCACGGCGTAGCAGAGGGCGTAGGCGCTGTTGACCCAGACGGCCTCGCTGAGGGACGCCCCGAGCGAGGCTTGGATGTCGGGGACGGCCACGTTCACGACCGTGGCGTCCAGGCAGATCATGAAGAAGCTGACGCACAGCGCGTACAGCGCTGTCTGAGGGCTCGCGGGCGAGCCGGAAGACGTGAGGTTACGAAGCAGGCGGTGCAATTTCAGTCGTGTCCTTGGCACGCCCGCCCCGGCCGCACCAAACGGCGCCGGAAACCGAAGCGGGGAACGAAAGCCCGTCACGGGCGATGGCGCTCACACACACTTCGATTCGCACAGGAGGGCTCCAAAGACTCGACAACACACCGAACACCTGGATCGGCATCCCTTTGCTCTTCACAGCCGACACCGACACCAGGCATCCCCGATCGGCCGGTCCACCCGGGGAGGCCAGGCACATCCTGCCCTCGCCTCGACCAATCATCACGAGGCAACTCGGTGCCGGCTCCATTGGGATCCCCATGCGCCCGGAGTTGTCATGCAGGCTTCATTGCGAGCCCGAAAACGCACCCAGAGAATCCCCTCAGCTCGGACCGTACAAACTTTGGGCACGCCTAAAAGTCAGTTTCGAAGGGTATTTCCACTTTCCCAATACGTTCTGGACACAGTCGCCAGTAAAACGACGGGCAAATACCGTCAGTCCCTCCGGCCTCAGGCTTCGGGAGCCGGAATCGCCGCCGCGCGAAGGAACGCCTCGGTGAAGGTTTCGATGGCGTCTTCCGGGTTCGGGAGGCTGACCTGGTTGAACCGCTCGTAGATGGGACTCAGCAGGAAGTAGCTGAAGACGGGGCCGATCATCTGCTGGACCAGCGGCAGCAGGGGAAGGTCGCGGAGGCGACCAGCGGCGATCTCTGCCGTGATCCACCTGCCGACGTTCTCGACCATGGTGCTGAGGGCCTTCTGGTAGACGGCCTGAGCCGCCGGATCGCCTGGTCGGGCCAGGGCGTCGGCAATGACGGCCGGCAGGACACGGGGCTCACGCTGGAAGGCATCCGCCACGATGCGGAAGACGCTTCTCACGGTTTCCTCCAGACCTTGCTGGGGGGCCTCAAGGACGGTGTCCACGTCGACATCGGGGCTGTACTGCTCGTAGACGGCGTACAGCAGTGCGTCACGGCCTCCGAACGCAGCGTAGAGGCTGTGAACGGAGCACTGGGCCCCATCGGCCACTCGTTCCAGAGTCACAGCCCTCAGGCCGTCACTTCCGAGCAGCCGCGCGGTGGCCTCGATGGCGCGTTCCCGCACCGACGCCTGCCCCCCGGGGTCGACCCCTGCCGCGCGAACCGCATCGTCGAGGGCCGTGCGGCTCCCCCCGATGCGGCGCAGCAGTGTGCTGCGGGAGATGCCCGCCTCCGCCGCCACGGCGACCAAGGGGACGTCGGCCACGGGAACGCCGCGCATCTGGGCAGCGCGGATAGCTGCCATTACCACATCTTCGGGCACCATCGTGCACCCCCACCTAAACTTGACACATGGTTCAGTGTTCACTGTAATGGAGTACCAAGGTTCTGAAGGGTTCGGGGCGTGCTGGACCCTCGGGTCTTCCCCGTGGCATGGCAGTCGAGCCTGCCTCTCTTCATTCTCCTCGAAAGGTGTGATGGCTGTGTTCCCCCCTGCTTCCGCACGGACAGACAGTCCTTCGATGGTCGGCATCGGCTCCGAAGCCGTGGTGTGCGGCGAGTTCGAGCCCGGATTCGAGCGGGTGCGCGACGCTTTTGAGGCGAACTTCCGCACCCGTGGCGAGATGGGCGCAGCAGTCTGCGTGTACAGCAACGGGCGCAAGGTCGTGGACCTCTGGGGCGGTTTGGCCGACCCCGAGTCCCAGACGCCCTGGCACCGCGACACCATCGTGGGCATGATGTCCGTGGGCAAGGGCATGGCCGCCCTGTGCGTCCTCATGCTCGCCGATCGGGGACAGCTGGATCTGGACGAAGCCGTCGCGTCCTACTGGCCGGAGTTCGCCCAGGCGGGCAAGGCCGAGATCACCGTGCGGACCCTGCTGCAGTCCAAGGCGGCCCTGTTGTTCGCCGACGCGGCGCCGGACGGTTCCGGCTTCGACTGGGACACCATGATCCGCTCTTTCGAGAGCCAGGCTCCCGAATGGGAACCGGGCACCAAGGGTGCCTACCACACGATGAGCGCGGGATTCCTGCTTGGTGAACTCGTCCGCCGCGTCGACGGGCGCCCCCTGGAGACGTTCTTCGACGACGAGGTCGCCGGTCCGCTGGGAGTCGACTACCGCTTCGGTCTTCGCCGCGCGGATTTCCCTCGAACGGCCAAGATAAGCGCCCCCCTCGACCAGACGCTCCTCGATCAGATGGCGACACCGGGCACCCCTCTGCACCGCGCATGGCGCATCCGCCCCCGCCCCGCGGACCTCCGGGCGAACCCGAGCAACGACCCCGACTACCTCATGGCCCGGTTCCCCTCGGCCAACGGGCAGGGCAACGCGCGGGCCGTCGCGCGCGTCTACGCCGCGCTTGCCGAATCGGGCGAACTGGACGGCGTCCGTCTCATCTCTCGCGAACTGATCGACCAGGCCCGTACGCCGAGCTGGGAGGACATCTGCCCGATGACTGGCATGTACACGCGCTACGGTGCGGGCTTCGTCCTTCCGGACGAGACAACGGTTCCCTGGCCCGGCCGGCGGGCCTTCGGCCATCCGGGACTCGGAGGCGCTCTGGGAATCGCCGACCCGGAGGCGCGCCTCGCCTTCGCCTACAGCCCCAACCACCTCGACAACGGCGCGGGGCTCGGAGAGCGCTGCACCGCCCTCATCGACGCGCTCTGGAGCGACCGAGCCCAGTAGATCCGATGGCCCCCGCCCGTGGCGACACAGACCGGCGGCCCCTCGGGCGGGGCAAGCCCGTCGCGGGAAGGGGGGATCGGGGCGTCGTGCGTAGAGATCTCGATGTTCCGTGCTCAACGACAAGTCAGGTCCGGTCATGCCCTCATCCCCTCCGCCGCGGGCGGCCACCTCCCCGTTGGTGACCACGCCACGGATCCGACCGCGTCGGGACCGTGGCACCCCGCAGCCCCCGCGGTCACGAACAGCAAACCTGCTCAGGGCCGTGCTGCTGCCCCTGGTCACCGTAGTGGCCACCGGCACCGTCTTCGTGAGCGTCTATCTCGCCGCCTTCCACGCCCCCACGCCGCGCGACCTGCCGGTTGCCGTGGTCGGCACCCCGCAGCAGGCCCGGCAGATAGCCGACGACCTGGATCGGAGCATGGTCGACGGATTCCAGGTACGGCGCCTCGCCACCGAGGGGGCCGCACGCGGCGCGCTGAAGAACCGCTCGATCTACGCGGCCTACGTCACCGGCACAGGAGGCTCCGCGGAAATGCTCTACGCGGGTGCCAACGGCCCGTCGGTCACTGCGACGGCAGGCGACGCGTTCGCTGATGTCGCCTCGGCACGAGGTGATGCCCTCGGCCGGCAAGACGTAGTGCCCGCGCCCGCCGGAGACACTCGCAGCATGTCGGTCTTCTACGCCTCCTTCGGTGTGGTGCTCTCCGGTTTCCTCTTCGGTACGGCCACCTATCAAACTGCTCCGCGCCTGCGGTTCCACTGGCGCATGGCCAGCCTGGGGCTCTTCGGAGCCGTCGCCGGAACGATGGTCGCCCTGCTGACCGGAAGCCCGGGTTTCGACGCCCTTCCCGGCCCGTTCCTGGGAATCGCGGGGGTCGTGGCCCTTCTCGGGGCCGCCGCCGGCGGCGCGACGATGGCACTCACCCGGCTCCTCGGCCCGGCCATCGGCACACCGGTGGCCTCCGTGCTCCTGCTGACCTTGGGCAACAGCACGAGCGGTGGCAGCATGCCACCGCACTACCTGCCCACATGGCTCAACCCCCTCTCGGACATCCTGCCGGTGGGCGCCGCGGTCCGCGCGGTCCAAGGCATGTCGCACTTCGAGTCCGACGGACTGGTGTCGGGCATCATCAACTTGACCCTGTGGACCGTTGTCAGCGCGGCCGTCGTCTACAAACGTGAGGCACGCTCCCCGCAAGAAGGGCGGTCGCCATCTCCGCGCCGAACACCCTCGGCAGTCTCGCGCTGAGCCGCTCATCGCACAGATTCCCCCATGCGCAGCCGCCGCGGTTCCCCGAGACTCGGCGACCACCGACATACAGCATTTCCCCCAAGACAGCCAGTTGATATTTCACTCTGAGTAGTCGAAGTGAAGTGCGTGCGGGTTGCAAGCAACGCGGGCGGCAGGCGAGGCGCGGGCGAAAACCCGGGCTGACCGGACCGGTAGCAGCAGCACGACTTCAAGCGGCAGGAGCGGCCGCACGGACGAGCGGTGGGCGGGACACAGGCAGCGGCCGGGCATGCGGGCACGGTGCGAACGGAACGGGCCGATGGACGCTCCCCAGCGGCCGTAGCACCACCCGGCCCAGACCAGGCCGCGCGAGCGGGCGGCACGACCGCGGCCTGGTCTGGCAGGGCGGGCGGCAGGCGGAACACGTGCACGCAGCTCGGGCGGAACAAGAGCGACCAGACAGGCCGCAGCACCACGACTGCAGGCTGTGGGGGCGCGGCAGCGCAGCCACACCGGCAACAACGGGCAGACGGTCGTGGCCGCTGGACGCGTAGCGAGGGCTCATCGTAGACGCGCTCGTACGGTGTCCTCGCCGCACCGGCTGGGCATCGCAAGGAACGGCCGGAGCCTCCAATCGCACCGAACTCGGGCCGCCATCTCGACATCATGAGGGTGCTGACGATGTGACGGTGAAAATGACCGTCCCGGGTAACGAGCCACTTGACCGGTCACAGGATTTCGATGCGGCCGACGGGCCTTGACCCCGGATTTTGAACACGTCTATGCGGTTTGGGTCAGGGTAGTTGCTGCTGCTTGGACGGCGTTCTCGTAGGCGATCGGGGACCGGTGGCCGAGGCGGGAGTGCCGACGGCGGGTGTTGTATCGGTTCAGCCAGCGGAACGCGTCGAGCCTGGCCTCGCGCTCGCTCGACCAGCCTTTGCGGCCTTTGAGCGTCTCCCTCTTGAAGGCGGCGTTGAAGCTTTCCGCGGCGGCGTTGTCGGCGCTGGATCCGATCGCGCCCATGCTCTGCCGGACCCCGGCTGACCTGCAGATTTCAGCGAATGCCCTGCTCGAATATTGAGATCCGTGGTCCGTGTGCATGATCGCTCCGGCCAGGTTTCCACGGGTCCGCTC
Above is a window of Streptomyces subrutilus DNA encoding:
- a CDS encoding DHA2 family efflux MFS transporter permease subunit — its product is MHRLLRNLTSSGSPASPQTALYALCVSFFMICLDATVVNVAVPDIQASLGASLSEAVWVNSAYALCYAVPLILAGRLGDRYGPKRIFLTGLAGFTVASLACALAPSPEALIAARALQGLTAALIAPQTMSMIVHMFPAERRGKALGVWGAVGGAAMAAGPVIGGLLITWTGWRGIFLVNIPVGILGWIAAARLLPDWRPAKEHRLDLWGIALSGLGLTALVFGVQSGEAYDWGTVAGPVAIPLILVFGFLCLAVFVWWQHHNTREPLLPLRLFHNRNFSAASVAGGAMGAAMGGLFLPLMIYLQSDLGYSPLAAGAATVPMFALSSLCARLAGKWSDTTSPRALAALGFALLIVGTATLAWLLHPGISLWVLMPSLLVAGSGVGLVSAPLAGIATRTLEPSLVGAASGVFNTTRQLGGALGSAATGVLLQAHVGDTPTTATQAALDFPVAMLLIGLACCAVVRPVPKTHTV
- a CDS encoding TetR/AcrR family transcriptional regulator, yielding MAAIRAAQMRGVPVADVPLVAVAAEAGISRSTLLRRIGGSRTALDDAVRAAGVDPGGQASVRERAIEATARLLGSDGLRAVTLERVADGAQCSVHSLYAAFGGRDALLYAVYEQYSPDVDVDTVLEAPQQGLEETVRSVFRIVADAFQREPRVLPAVIADALARPGDPAAQAVYQKALSTMVENVGRWITAEIAAGRLRDLPLLPLVQQMIGPVFSYFLLSPIYERFNQVSLPNPEDAIETFTEAFLRAAAIPAPEA
- a CDS encoding serine hydrolase domain-containing protein produces the protein MVGIGSEAVVCGEFEPGFERVRDAFEANFRTRGEMGAAVCVYSNGRKVVDLWGGLADPESQTPWHRDTIVGMMSVGKGMAALCVLMLADRGQLDLDEAVASYWPEFAQAGKAEITVRTLLQSKAALLFADAAPDGSGFDWDTMIRSFESQAPEWEPGTKGAYHTMSAGFLLGELVRRVDGRPLETFFDDEVAGPLGVDYRFGLRRADFPRTAKISAPLDQTLLDQMATPGTPLHRAWRIRPRPADLRANPSNDPDYLMARFPSANGQGNARAVARVYAALAESGELDGVRLISRELIDQARTPSWEDICPMTGMYTRYGAGFVLPDETTVPWPGRRAFGHPGLGGALGIADPEARLAFAYSPNHLDNGAGLGERCTALIDALWSDRAQ
- a CDS encoding ABC transporter permease, translated to MLLPLVTVVATGTVFVSVYLAAFHAPTPRDLPVAVVGTPQQARQIADDLDRSMVDGFQVRRLATEGAARGALKNRSIYAAYVTGTGGSAEMLYAGANGPSVTATAGDAFADVASARGDALGRQDVVPAPAGDTRSMSVFYASFGVVLSGFLFGTATYQTAPRLRFHWRMASLGLFGAVAGTMVALLTGSPGFDALPGPFLGIAGVVALLGAAAGGATMALTRLLGPAIGTPVASVLLLTLGNSTSGGSMPPHYLPTWLNPLSDILPVGAAVRAVQGMSHFESDGLVSGIINLTLWTVVSAAVVYKREARSPQEGRSPSPRRTPSAVSR